Part of the Natrinema amylolyticum genome, CGATGATTTCCGCACCCGCTGCGAGATCGAAGCCGGCGACTCCACAGCCGAGCGCCGGCATGACGAGCGAGCGACAGCGGAGATCGTCGGCTTTCCCGAGCGCGTTTCGCGTCGCGTCTCGAATGCTTTCCGCGGTCGCTTCGCCGTTGCCGTAGTGCGGCATCGCTGCGGCGTGGATGACGTAGTCGGCCTCGAGGTCGTAGGCGTCGGTGACCGCGACCTCGCCGAGGTCGACCGGCCCGTTCTCCATCGCTTCCTCGTTGATCTCCTCGCCCGCACCGCGGCGGAGCGCGCCGGCGACGCCGGACCCCATCCGGAGGCTCGTGCCGGCCGCATTGACGAGCGCGTCGGCGGACTGTGCGGCGATGTCGCCCTGGATGACGTCGTACTCCATATGCGGAGGTTCCGTATCGAGGCCAATGAACCTGATCGTGGTGAGCGCTCGATTCGGACCGCAGTGCGCCGGCTCAGTCCGTTCGAATCCAGTCCGTCGGGATCGACTGGGGCGCGACGTCGGCGTTCGCGATCCCGTAGAACTTCTCGCGGCCGACCGGCGTCCGGAGGCGCAGGACGCAGGTGTCGTCGGTCACTGCGAACGCGGTCAGCG contains:
- a CDS encoding macro domain-containing protein, giving the protein MEYDVIQGDIAAQSADALVNAAGTSLRMGSGVAGALRRGAGEEINEEAMENGPVDLGEVAVTDAYDLEADYVIHAAAMPHYGNGEATAESIRDATRNALGKADDLRCRSLVMPALGCGVAGFDLAAGAEIIGEEIERYEPETLEDVQFIAYSDEEYDTIRAATGKSERSEMTEESKSDR